From one Lolium rigidum isolate FL_2022 chromosome 4, APGP_CSIRO_Lrig_0.1, whole genome shotgun sequence genomic stretch:
- the LOC124648551 gene encoding uncharacterized protein LOC124648551, producing the protein MTGKMDKTTKIVVAVVGSLGLLSTIMGFSAEGTKLTASDVLIGDGACYYPRNSSLALAICAALFLVVAQVIFAAVGGCCGCCKSRTMPSEKNRIIGVVCAVVSWIAAVIAFALFVDGAAVNGEGLRETDTFGQCFILKDGIFAGAAILTLAATALGITSYVLLGRQTDAAAAAAPKAGGGIAMGQPQFPQQSPPQWYGQAPPPNYPQYPPPPAQGYGAHPPNQQFPHPQGHAQV; encoded by the exons ATGACAGGGAAAATGGATAAGACGACAAAAATCGTGGTCGCGGTGGTGGGTTCTCTCGGGCTGCTTAGCACAATCATGGGGTTCTCCGCCGAAGGCACGAAGCTCACT GCTTCGGACGTGCTGATCGGCGACGGGGCGTGCTACTACCCGCGCAACTCGTCGCTGGCGCTCGCGATCTGCGCGGCCCTCTTCCTGGTAGTTGCCCAGGTTATCTTCGCGGCCGTCGGCGGCTGCTGCGGATGCTGCAAGTCCCGCACCATGCCCTCCGAGAAGAACCGGATCATCGGCGTTGTCTGCGCCGTCGTCTCATG GATAGCGGCGGTGATCGCGTTCGCGCTGTTCGTGGATGGCGCGGCGGTTAACGGCGAGGGTCTGCGGGAGACGGACACGTTCGGGCAGTGCTTCATCCTCAAGGACGGCATCTTCGCCGGGGCGGCCATCCTCACGCTCGCCGCCACGGCACTCGGGATCACCTCCTACGTCCTGCTCGGCAGGCagacggacgccgccgccgctgccgcgcccAAGGCAGGAGGCGGGATCGCAATGGGGCAGCCGCAGTTCCCGCAGCAGTCTCCTCCCCAGTGGTACGGCCAGGCCCCGCCGCCGAACTACCCGCAGTACCCTCCTCCTCCAGCACAGGGCTATGGAGCGCACCCACCAAACCAGCAGTTTCCCCATCCTCAAGGACATGCGCAGGTGTAG